A window of the Hordeum vulgare subsp. vulgare chromosome 5H, MorexV3_pseudomolecules_assembly, whole genome shotgun sequence genome harbors these coding sequences:
- the LOC123398446 gene encoding uncharacterized protein LOC123398446, which produces MCMDRSPVPAKKIWLAIASRLGLRPTAGLRKLRKEVRTCEYRDVHIMWEMLREMDSPVPLEEKEAAAAAAVAAAAGARKKKAAWSRFLYYCCAF; this is translated from the exons ATGTGCATGGACCGATCACCGGTGCCGGCCAAGAAGATCTGGCTCGCCATCGCCtcccgcctcggcctccggccAACTGCTG GGCTGAGGAAGCTGAGGAAGGAGGTGAGGACGTGCGAGTACCGCGACGTGCACATCATGTGGGAGATGCTGAGGGAGATGGACTCCCCGGTGCCCCTCGAGGAGAaggaggccgccgccgccgcggccgtCGCGGCGGCCGCCGGCGCcaggaagaagaaggcggcgtggAGCCGCTTCCTCTACTACTGCTGCGCGTTCTGA